A single genomic interval of Lathyrus oleraceus cultivar Zhongwan6 chromosome 7, CAAS_Psat_ZW6_1.0, whole genome shotgun sequence harbors:
- the LOC127105327 gene encoding urease accessory protein G: MASGGEHTHDHDHHHHDHKHGHHDGSFVGADGKVYHSHDGLAPHSHEPIYSPGFFSRRAQPLINRDFNERAFTVGIGGPVGTGKTALMLALCQNLRDRYSLAAVTNDIFTKEDGEFLVKHKALPEERIRAVETGGCPHAAIREDISINLGPLEELSNLYKADLLLCESGGDNLAANFSRELADYIIYIIDVSGGDKIPRKGGPGITQADLLVINKTDIAQAIGADLGVMQRDALRMRDGGPFVFAQVKHNVGVEEIVNHVLQAWEATTGKKRR; encoded by the exons ATGGCTTCTGGAGGCGAGCACACACATGACCATGACCACCATCACCATGACCACAAGCACGGTCACCACGACGGTTCATTCGTAGGCGCCGACGGGAAAGTCTACCACAGCCACGACGGTCTTGCACCGCATTCTCACGAACCAATCTACTCACCTGGATTCTTCAGCAGAAGAGCTCAACCTCTTATCAACAGAGATTTCAATGAAAGAGCTTTCACCGTCGGCATTGGTGGACCCGTCGGTACTGGCAAAACCGCTTTGATGTTAGCGCTTTGTCAAAACCTAAGGGATCGTTACAGTCTCGCTGCTGTCACGAATGATATTTTTACGAAAGAAGACGGTGAGTTTTTGGTGAAGCACAAAGCACTTCCGGAGGAAAGGATTCGTGCTGTTGAAACCGGTGGTTGTCCTCATGCTGCGATTCGTGAGGATATTAGTATTAATCTTGGTCCGCTTGAGGAACTTTCGAATCTTTATAAAGCTGATCTACTTCTCTGTGAATCTGGAGGAG ATAACTTGGCTGCTAATTTCAGCAGGGAACTGGCTGACTATATTATTTACATCATAGATGTGTCTGGTGGCGATAAAATTCCGAGGAAAGGTGGTCCGGGAATCACACAAGCTGATCTCCTT GTGATTAACAAGACTGATATTGCACAAGCAATTGGGGCTGACTTGGGTGTCATGCAGCGCGATGCTCTTAGGATGAGAGACGGCGGGCCATTTGTATTTGCTCAG GTGAAGCACAATGTTGGGGTGGAAGAAATTGTGAATCATGTCTTACAGGCATGGGAGGCAACTACCGGGAAGAAACGCCGTTGA